A DNA window from Kitasatospora atroaurantiaca contains the following coding sequences:
- the secE gene encoding preprotein translocase subunit SecE: protein MTETTGSTATPESGNPEGADGAADATTPVNGEETLSRRDRKRANRSAGGDGKKSGKRAKKGVFARAALFYRQIIAELRKVVWPSRHDLMQYTSVVVVFVVVIMGVVASLDYGFSKLSLWIFG, encoded by the coding sequence GTGACGGAGACCACGGGCTCCACCGCAACGCCTGAGAGCGGCAACCCCGAGGGTGCCGACGGCGCGGCGGACGCAACCACGCCTGTCAACGGCGAGGAGACGCTCTCGCGTCGCGACCGCAAGCGCGCCAACAGGTCCGCGGGCGGCGACGGGAAGAAGTCGGGCAAGCGCGCCAAGAAGGGCGTCTTCGCCCGTGCCGCGCTGTTCTACCGCCAGATCATCGCCGAGCTGCGCAAGGTCGTCTGGCCGAGCCGCCACGACCTGATGCAGTACACCAGCGTCGTCGTGGTCTTCGTCGTCGTGATCATGGGCGTGGTGGCCAGCCTCGACTACGGCTTCTCCAAGCTCAGTCTGTGGATCTTCGGCTGA